One stretch of Mus pahari chromosome 5, PAHARI_EIJ_v1.1, whole genome shotgun sequence DNA includes these proteins:
- the Cxcr2 gene encoding C-X-C chemokine receptor type 2: MGEIKVDDFNIEDFFSGDIDIFNYSSGMPSILPDMVPCHPEDLYINRYAVVVIYVLVTLLSLVGNSLVMLVILYNRSTCSVTDVYLLNLAIADLFFALTLPVWAASKVNGWTFGPIPCKIFSYVREVTFYSSVLLLACISMDRYLAIVHATSTLIQKRHLVKFVCIAMWLLSLILALPISILRNTVYANPSTIVCYEDVGNNTSHLRVVLRVLPQTFGFLVPLLIMLFCYGFTLRTLFKAHMGQKHRAMRVIFAVVLVFLLCWLPYNLVLFTDTLMRTKQIKETCERRYDIDRAMDATEILGFLHSCLNPIIYAFIGQKFRHGLLKIMATYGLVSKEFLAKEGRPSFVSSSSANTSTTL; this comes from the coding sequence ATGGGAGAAATCAAGGTGGATGACTTCAACATTGAAGATTTCTTCAGTGGAGATATTGATATTTTCAATTATAGCTCTGGCATGCCCTCTATTCTGCCAGATATGGTCCCATGCCACCCAGAGGACCTATATATCAACAGATATGCTGTGGTTGTCATATACGTACTGGTGACTCTGCTGAGCCTTGTGGGGAACTCCTTGGTGATGCTGGTCATCTTATACAACCGGAGCACCTGCTCTGTCACTGATGTCTACCTGCTGAACCTAGCCATTGCTGACCTGTTCTTTGCCCTGACCTTGCCTGTCTGGGCTGCATCTAAAGTAAATGGATGGACTTTTGGCCCAATCCCGTGCAAGATATTCTCATACGTGAGGGAGGTTACCTTCTATAGCAGCGTTCTGCTGCTAGCCTGCATCAGCATGGACCGCTACCTGGCCATTGTCCATGCCACAAGTACACTGATCCAGAAGAGACACTTGGTCAAGTTTGTGTGCATAGCCATGTGGTTACTATCATTAATTCTGGCCCTGCCCATCTCAATTCTACGGAATACTGTTTATGCAAACCCTTCTACCATTGTCTGCTATGAGGATGTAGGTAACAATACATCCCATTTGAGGGTGGTACTGCGTGTCCTGCCTCAGACTTTTGGCTTCCTCGTGCCACTGCTCATCATGCTGTTCTGCTATGGGTTCACACTGCGCACTCTTTTTAAGGCCCACATGGGGCAGAAGCACCGGGCCATGCGGGTCATCTTCGCTGTCGTCCTTGTCTTTCTGCTCTGTTGGCTGCCCTACAACCTGGTCCTGTTCACAGACACCCTCATGAGAACCAAGCAGATCAAGGAGACCTGTGAGCGCCGCTATGACATTGACAGGGCCATGGATGCTACTGAGATTCTTGGCTTTCTCCACAGCTGCCTTAACCCCATCATCTATGCCTTTATTGGCCAGAAATTTCGCCACGGACTTCTCAAGATCATGGCCACTTACGGCCTTGTCAGCAAGGAGTTCTTAGCCAAGGAGGGCAGGCCTTCTTTTGTTAGCTCTTCTTCAGCAAATACCTCTACTACCCTCTAA
- the LOC110321940 gene encoding C-X-C chemokine receptor type 1 → MAEAEYFIWTNPEGDFEKEFGNITGVLPTGDYFSPCKRVPITNNQALVAFYALVSLLSLLGNSLVMLVILYRRKTRSVMDVYVLNLAIADLLFSLTLPFWAVSKLKGWIFGTPLCKMVSLLKEVNFFSGILLLACISVDRYLAIVHATRTLARKRFLVKFVCVGIWGLSLILSLPFAIFRQAYKPFRSVTVCYEVLGEATTDFRMTLRGLSHIFGFLLPLLIMLVCYGLTLRTLFKTHMRQKHQAMWVIFAVVLVFLLCCLPYNLVLLSDTLLGAHLIEDTCERRNDIDQALYITEILGFSHSCLNPVIYAFVGQNFRHEFLKILANHGLVRKEVLTHRSVAFHTSFY, encoded by the coding sequence ATGGCCGAGGCTGAATATTTCATCTGGACTAATCCCGAGGGTGACTTTGAGAAAGAATTTGGAAATATCACGGGAGTGCTGCCCACTGGAGATTATTTCAGCCCCTGTAAGAGAGTTCCAATAACCAACAATCAGGCTTTAGTTGCCTTTTATGCACTGGTGTCCCTTCTGAGTTTGCTGGGAAACTCGCTGGTGATGCTGGTTATCTTATACAGGCGAAAGACCCGATCCGTCATGGATGTCTACGTGCTGAACCTAGCCATCGCCGACCTACTCTTTTCATTGACCCTGCCCTTCTGGGCTGTCTCCAAATTGAAGGGTTGGATTTTTGGCACACCCCTGTGCAAGATGGTCTCACTCCTGAAGGAAGTCAACTTCTTCAGTGGTATCCTGCTGCTGGCCTGCATCAGTGTGGACCGATACCTGGCCATCGTCCATGCCACCCGCACGCTGGCCCGAAAGCGCTTCTTGGTCAAATTCGTATGCGTGGGCATCTGGGGTCTATCTttgattctgtctctgccttttgccATCTTCCGCCAGGCATATAAACCATTCCGTTCTGTTACAGTCTGCTATGAGGTCCTGGGTGAAGCCACAACAGATTTTCGGATGACGTTGCGGGGTCTGTCCCACATATTTGGCTTCCTCCTGCCGCTGCTCATCATGCTGGTCTGCTATGGGCTCACACTGCGCACGCTCTTTAAGACCCACATGAGGCAGAAGCACCAGGCCATGTGGGTGATCTTTGCTGTTGTGTTGGTCTTCTTGCTCTGTTGTCTGCCCTACAATCTGGTTCTGCTCTCAGACACTCTCTTAGGAGCCCACTTGATTGAAGATACCTGCGAACGCCGCAACGACATTGACCAGGCCCTGTATATTACTGAGATCCTGGGCTTTTCTCACAGTTGTCTTAACCCTGTCATCTATGCCTTTGTTGGCCAAAATTTTCGCCATGAATTCCTCAAGATTCTTGCTAACCATGGCCTGGTTCGCAAGGAGGTTTTGACCCACCGTAGTGTTGCCTTTCATACGTCTTTTTATTAA